One stretch of Bombina bombina isolate aBomBom1 chromosome 7, aBomBom1.pri, whole genome shotgun sequence DNA includes these proteins:
- the LOC128636597 gene encoding uncharacterized protein LOC128636597 — translation MSSTTLTSRQLESTSQPELTNTETFSLPFSSSQPVTNTDSTIIISTSGQLEITSNTGPISITDSNTESTSVTTEMSSTDQTSRQLESTSNHGTSIITEFSINTELATTKASSLPAFSSEPVTNTDTSYGTSTLSQSEITNNIATVSSSPLASTDTVSSYSSVSSSQSELTSNIDISFTTVTSSKTVSVNTITSSIVESSSQPATAELDASHSTESIKITTSVINDFSSQPVSTNTTSNEGTSTQSENSSSTRISFITESSSQPMSSSTATYSTTNIQSESLSSIGVSSSTSNGGIPFTTEISSQSYSTNTRVYSSAESTSQPVFTSNTGTSPITNPNSEPTSAGTLYSTEDNTQSKSTNIAETSFINDTSSQPSTYTVTTAINGISSQPETSSNIGTYAETESTSQLLETYTTSSQQGSTSYIPIYTITETSQQPVTSGLTLTSAKTGSQQVFTSNAETSHITQPSSAGTLHSTEDNSQLVSTNIPETSFIDGTSIQPASTYTDTISISGISSHPETSSQPDLTNTMDYSSAGTSSQPVFTSNPDTSFMTQASTLATPAFYSTEASSQPESTSNLETSSIVETSSQQTSKNIDGTSLITKASSQPDFTNTMDYSSASISSQAVFTSNSETSFITQTSSQPISAVTFYSTKASSQSRPTSNLETSSIDETSSHLTSTSNVGTSFTSKTSSQTDSTNTMVYSSAETSSQPVFPSSTETSFITQTSRQPTSAVTFYNTWASSQSGPTSSQETSSIIETKSQQASTSNGRTSFTTETNSHTGLFSTGIPSITQSSSKPTSFYTSLTSSQSGPTNYLETSSHDDTSNHPVSTFNTETSSSQLVSTKIVTSGAEISSQVPPIISTETSSSQQASTNKINSYSTVTSYQSQFTSFGSSSQPISSSNVGTTSFTSTSNQPASTSRTDASLISKSSSQQASSTNVSPYATETSSQMLFTSNTAMPSVKLSTHITSSNTEISSRAAFTSNKGTSLIDDSTTQVTKTSSNGETSITSAPTYSPATSFITGSSSQPVATSMDSSFSAGASSSSTFIKSTGIAETSSQVTSPNTVTSSNIGTSNQPLSSTSTGQSTVSLLTFNTVTPSSTWASQSASSRITGSSSRSPTTSSLTAISNQPTSSIYTFITSNQTGSTINKESTLSSEKTSQPLTSSDNRISSPTKTTFSNTGFSTELKTTSSMIIFSSTSTSSPPVSTIVTTSHKGESSQPLSISTSVTSSITGTSSQKVSTHNLFSLSSTGISSPHSSSSNILASSSTEASSQQATFSNTVTSSNIGASSQTLFTNNNVTSSTTETSSQPTLSSNIETSSRSETSNHPAITSSMVTFYRTATSTQTATLSNTVTSTNTGVSSQPVTAISNLLSTSRKDTSINPSTNMSTIVVSSITGSNSQSVTPIGTETFSTLNSATSSSTDISSNTATIVNPLSTSYIASSSTGISKPTITNVTSGQPSTFINTVTTFSNVTYSQPASSINTMTSSSTEASSQPARTSNTVTSSSNDASGQPSTFSYTVTSSSNVTYSEPASFSKTVTSPTNGMSSQSATVSNTVTSSSNVTYTQPSSINNTVTSSTGASSYSATTSNTVTSSSNVTHTQPSSISNTVTSSTGTNSHPATASNIVTSSFNVTHTQPSSINNTVTSSIGASSYPPTASNTVTSSSNVTHSQPSSINNTATSSTGTSSHPATASSTVTSSINVTHSQPSSINNTATSSTGTSSHPATASSTVTSFINVTHTQPSSINNTATSSTGTSSHPATANSTVTSSINVTQSQPSSINNTATSSLGASSHPPTASNTVTSSSNVTHTQPSSINNTATSSLGASSHPATASNPVTSYSNVTYTKPSSINNTATSSTGDSSHPATASNTVTSSSNVTHSQPSSINYTVTSSTGDSSHPATASNTVTSSSNVTHTQPSSINNTATSSTGTSSHPATASNTVTASSNVTHTQPSSINNTATSSLGASSHPATASNPVTSYSNVTYTKPSSINNTATSSTGDSSHPATASNTVTSSSNVTHTQPSSINNTATSSTGNSSHPATASNTVTYSSNVTHTQPSSISNTVTSSTGDSSHPATVNNTVTSSSNVTHTQPSSINNTVTSSTGTSSHPATTSNTVPSSSTVTHSQTSSINNTATFSTGASSHPATASNPVTSYSNVTYTKPSSINNTATSSTGDSSHPATASNTVTSSSNVTHTQPSSINNTATSSTGNSSHPATASNTVTYSSNVTHTQSSSINNTATSSTGTSSHPATASNTVTSSSNVTHTQPSSISNTVTSSTGDSSHPVTVNNTVTSSSNVTHTQPTSINNTVMSSTGTSSHPATTSNTVPSSSTVTHSQPSSINNTATFSTGTSSHTATSSNTVTSSSNVTHTQPSSINNTATSSTGTSSHPATASNTVTSSSNVTHTQSSSINNTATSSTGTSSHPATASNTVTSSSNVTYTQSSSISNTVTSSTGDSSHPALISNTVTSFSNVTHTQPSSINNTVTSSTGTSSHPATASNTVPSSSTVTHSQPSSINNTATSSSGTSSHPATASNTVTSSSNVTHTQPSSINNTATSSTGTSSLPATASNTVTSSSNVTHTQSSSINNTATSSTGTSSHPATASNTVTSFSNVTHSQTSSISNRVTSSSTGTSSQPEITSNTVTSSNNITSGQPLTSSNKVTSFNNMTYSQQASVSLIMTSSTAKTSGQPAITNVTSGQPLASSNMVTTFINVTYSQPSSVTNTGTSSSTENSSQPSQNNNTVTSSTRAMSGQPLTSSNILTSANSITSTVTSFTVSSGSTITNSTATTARTGITSQPTSVSSADNGLPAWSVILISLAACLGAILLVGAAFMG, via the exons ATGTCTTCAACTACCCTAACCAGTAGACAACTGGAATCTACTAGCCAACCTGAATTGACAAACACAGAAACATTTTCTCTTCCATTTTCCAGTAGTCAGCCAGTAACAAATACTGATAGTACCATCATCATCAGCACAAGTGGCCAATTAGAAATTACCAGTAACACTGGACCAATCTCAATTACAGATTCCAACACCGAATCAACATCAGTGACTACAGAAATGTCTTCAACCGATCAGACCAGCAGACAATTGGAATCCACAAGCAACCACGGAACTTCTATCATTACTGAATTCAGTATCAACACTGAATTGGCAACCACAAAAGCATCTTCCCTTCCTGCATTCAGTAGTGAACCAGTAACAAACACGGATACTTCCTACGGCACCAGCACACTAAGTCAATCAGAAATTACCAATAACATAGCAACAGTTTCAAGTAGTCCACTTGCCTCAACTGACACTGTGAGTTCTTACAGCTCTGTAagtagcagccaatcagaattaactaGTAACATAGACATTTCTTTTACCACTGTAACCAGTAGCAAAACAGTGTCAGTTAACACAATAACTTCTTCCATTGTTGAATCCAGTAGCCAGCCAGCAACAGCAGAACTTGATGCCTCTCATAGTACAGAATCCATCAAAATCACAACATCTGTAATAAATGATTTCAGCAGTCAACCAGTATCAACAAACACTACTTCTAATGAGGGAACCAGTACCCAGTCTGAAAACAGCAGTAGTACAAGAATATCTTTCATCACTGAGTCTAGTAGCCAACCAATGTCAAGCTCAACAGCAACCTATAGCACAACCAATATCCAATCAGAATCTTTAAGTAGCATAGGAGTGTCTTCATCAACAAGTAATGGTGGAATCCCTTTCACTACTGAGATCAGTAGCCAATCTTATTCAACCAACACCAGGGTTTATTCAAGTGCTGAAAGCACAAGCCAACCAGTTTTCACCAGTAATACTGGAACATCTCCCATTACTAATCCAAATAGCGAACCAACTTCAGCTGGGACTTTATATAGTACTGAGGATAACACTCAATCAAAATCAACAAATATCGCAGAAACCTCTTTTATTAATGACACCAGTAGCCAACCATCAACATACACTGTCACAACTGCTATCAATGGCATTAGTAGTCAGCCAGAAACCTCCAGTAACATTGGAACATATGCCGAAACAGAGTCTACTAGTCAACTTCTTGAAACATACACTACTAGCAGTCAACAAGGATCAACAAGTTATATTCCAATATATACAATTACTGAGACCAGTCAACAACCAGTAACATCAGGTTTGACCTTAACTAGTGCTAAAACCGGTAGTCAACAAGTGTTCACCAGTAATGCTGAAACATCTCACATTACTCAACCATCTTCAGCTGGGACTTTACATAGTACTGAGGATAACAGTCAGTTAGTATCAACAAATATCCCAGAAACCTCTTTTATTGATGGCACCAGTATCCAACCAGCATCAACATACACTGACACAATTTCTATCAGTGGCATTAGTAGTCACCCTGAAACCAGTAGCCAACCAGATTTAACTAACACTATGGATTATTCAAGTGCTGGAACCAGTAGCCAGCCTGTTTTCACCAGTAATCCTGATACATCATTTATGACTCAGGCAAGTACCCTAGCAACACCAGCTTTCTACAGTACTGAGGCTAGTAGTCAACCAGAATCAACAAGTAATCTAGAGACATCTTCTATTGTTGAAACCAGTAGCCAGCAAACATCAAAAAATATTGATGGAACCTCTTTAATTACTAAAGCCAGTAGCCAACCAGATTTTACCAACACTATGGATTATTCAAGTGCTAGTATAAGTAGCCAAGCTGTATTCACCAGTAATTCTGAGACATCTTTTATCACCCAGACTAGCAGCCAACCAATATCTGCTGTGACTTTTTACAGTACTAAGGCTAGTAGTCAATCAAGACCCACAAGTAATCTAGAGACATCTTCTATTGATGAAACCAGTAGCCATCTAACATCAACAAGTAATGTTGGAACCTCTTTCACTAGTAAGACCAGTAGCCAAACAGATTCAACCAATACTATGGTATACTCAAGTGCTGAAACCAGTAGCCAACCTGTATTCCCCAGTAGTACTGAGACATCTTTTATCACTCAGACTAGTAGACAACCAACATCAGCTGTAACTTTTTACAATACTTGGGCTAGTAGTCAGTCAGGACCCACAAGTAGCCAAGAAACATCTTCTATAATTGAAACTAAGAGCCAGCAAGCATCAACAAGTAATGGTAGAACGTCTTTCACTACTGAGACCAATAGCCATACAGGTTTGTTCAGCACTGGGATACCTTCCATTACTCAATCTAGTAGCAAACCAACTTCCTTTTACACCAGTTTGACTAGTAGTCAATCAGGACCCACAAATTACTTAGAAACATCTTCTCATGATGATACCAGTAACCACCCAGTATCCACCTTTAATACAGAAACATCTTCTAGCCAACTAGTTTCAACAAAAATTGTGACATCTGGTGCAGAAATTAGTAGCCAAGTACCCCCCATCATAAGCACAGAAACGTCCAGTAGCCAGCAAGCTTCAACCAACAAAATTAATTCTTACAGTACCGTAACAAGTTACCAGTCCCAATTCACTAGTTTTGGATCCAGTAGCCAACCAATATCTTCCAGTAATGTTGGAACAACTTCCTTTACTAGTACCAGCAATCAACCAGCATCTACAAGTAGAACAGATGCATCACTAATCAGCAAGTCTAGCAGCCAGCAAGCTTCAAGCACCAATGTTTCCCCTTATGCTACGGAGACAAGTAGTCAAATGCTGTTCACCAGTAACACAGCAATGCCCTCTGTTAAGTTAAGTACCCATATCACATCTTCAAATACTGAAATCAGTAGCCGAGCAGCATTTACCAGTAACAAAGGAACATCTTTAATTGATGACTCCACTACTCAAGTAACAAAAACCTCTTCTAATGGTGAGACGAGTATCACATCAGCACCCACCTATAGCCCAGCAACATCATTTATTACTGGTTCTAGTAGCCAACCAGTTGCAACTAGCATGGATTCTTCTTTTAGTGCTGGAGCCAGTAGTTCATCAACATTCATCAAAAGTACAGGAATAGCTGAGACAAGTAGTCAAGTGACATCACCAAACACAGTTACATCTTCTAACATTGGGACCAGTAATCAACCTCTAAGCAGCACTAGTACAGGACAATCTACTGTTAGTCTACTCACATTTAACACAGTTACTCCTTCCAGCACTTGGGCTAGTCAGTCAGCATCTTCAAGAATAACAGGATCTTCTTCCAGAAGCCCTACAACCTCTTCTCTAACTGCAATCAGTAACCAACCAACATCAAGTATTTACACATTTATAACTTCTAATCAAACTGGCTCAACCATTAACAAAGAAAGTACATTAAGCAGTGAAAAAACAAGCCAACCACTAACAAGCAGTGACAATAGGATAAGTAGCCCAACAAAAACAACGTTTTCAAATACCGGATTTAGTACTGAACTGAAAACAACCAGTAGCATGATCATTTTTTCCAGTACTTCAACCAGTAGCCCACCAGTTTCAACTATTGTCACAACTTCACATAAAGGTGAAAGTAGCCAACCGCTATCAATCAGTACTTCTGTCACTTCTTCAATTACTGGGACCAGTAGCCAGAAAGTCTCAACCCATAATTTATTCTCACTTTCCAGTACTGGTATAAGTAGCCCACACTCATCATCCAGTAACATACTGGCCTCTTCAAGTACTGAGGCCAGTAGCCAACAAGCAACATTTAGTAACACTGTGACTTCTTCCAATATCGGGGCCAGTAGCCAAACACTATTTACCAATAACAATGTGACCTCCTCAACTACTGAGACAAGTAGCCAACCAACATTGTCCAGTAACATAGAGACTTCATCCAGGTCTGAGACTAGTAACCATCCAGCAATAACAAGTAGCATGGTAACATTTTACAGGACTGCAACAAGTACCCAAACAGCAACCCTCAGTAATACAGTAACTTCTACTAATACTGGGGTCAGCAGTCAACCAGTTACAGCAATTAGTAATTTGTTAAGCACTTCCAGAAAGGATACCAGTATAAATCCATCAACAAACATGAGCACCATAGTTGTTTCTTCAATAACTGGGTCAAATAGCCAATCAGTAACACCCATAGGAACAGAGACATTTTCGACTTTAAACTCAGCAACATCAAGTAGCACCGACATCTCTTCTAACACTGCAACTATTGTAAATCCATTGTCAACCAGTTACATTGCTTCTTCCTCTACAGGAATTAGCAAACCCACAATAACCAATGTAACAAGTGGGCAACCATCAACATTCATTAACACAGTGACCACTTTTAGTAATGTGACATATAGCCAACCAGCATCATCAATTAACACAATGACCTCTTCCTCTACAGAAGCCAGTAGCCAACCAGCAAGAACTAGTAACACAGTGACCTCTTCCAGCAATGATGCAAGTGGACAACCATCTACTTTTAGTTACACAGTGACATCTTCTAGCAATGTAACTTATAGTGAACCAGCATCATTCAGCAAAACAGTGACCTCTCCTACTAATGGAATGAGTAGCCAGTCAGCAACAGTCAGTAACACAGTAACCTCTTCTAGTAATGTAACATATACCCAACCTTCATCAATAAATAATACAGTTACTTCTTCTACAGGAGCCAGTAGCTATTCAGCAACAACCAGTAACACAGTAACCTCTTCTAGCAATGTAACACATACCCAACCTTCATCAATAAGTAACACAGTGACTTCTTCTACAGGAACCAATAGCCACCCAGCAACAGCCAGTAACATAGTAACCTCTTCTTTCAATGTAACACATACCCAACCTTCATCAATAAATAATACAGTGACTTCTTCTATAGGAGCCAGTAGCTATCCACCAACAGCCAGTAACACAGTAACCTCTTCTAGCAATGTAACACATAGCCAGCCTTCATCAATAAATAATACAGCAACTTCTTCTACAGGAACCAGTAGCCATCCAGCAACAGCCAGTAGCACAGTAACCTCTTCTATCAATGTAACACATAGCCAGCCTTCATCAATAAATAATACAGCAACTTCTTCTACAGGAACCAGTAGCCATCCAGCAACAGCCAGTAGCACAGTAACCTCTTTTATCAATGTAACACATACCCAGCCTTCATCAATAAATAATACAGCAACTTCTTCTACAGGAACCAGTAGCCATCCAGCAACAGCCAATAGCACAGTAACCTCTTCTATCAATGTAACACAAAGCCAGCCTTCATCAATAAATAATACAGCAACTTCTTCTTTAGGAGCCAGTAGCCATCCACCAACAGCCAGTAACACAGTAACCTCTTCTAGCAATGTAACACATACCCAACCTTCATCAATAAATAATACAGCAACTTCTTCTTTAGGAGCCAGTAGCCATCCAGCAACAGCCAGTAATCCAGTAACATCTTATAGCAATGTAACATATACCAAGCCTTCATCAATAAATAATACAGCAACTTCTTCTACAGGAGACAGTAGCCACCCAGCAACAGCCAGTAACACAGTAACCTCTTCTAGCAATGTAACACATAGCCAGCCTTCATCAATAAATTATACAGTGACTTCATCTACAGGAGACAGTAGCCATCCAGCAACAGCCAGTAACACAGTAACCTCTTCTAGCAATGTAACACATACCCAACCTTCATCAATAAATAATACAGCAACTTCTTCTACAGGAACCAGTAGCCATCCAGCAACAGCCAGTAACACAGTAACCGCTTCTAGCAATGTAACACATACCCAACCTTCATCAATAAATAATACAGCAACTTCTTCTTTAGGAGCCAGTAGCCATCCAGCAACAGCCAGTAATCCAGTAACATCTTATAGCAATGTAACATATACCAAGCCTTCATCAATAAATAATACAGCAACTTCTTCTACAGGAGACAGTAGTCACCCAGCAACAGCCAGTAACACAGTAACCTCTTCTAGCAATGTAACACATACCCAACCTTCATCAATAAATAATACAGCAACTTCTTCTACAGGAAACAGTAGCCATCCAGCAACAGCCAGTAACACAGTAACCTATTCTAGCAATGTAACACATACCCAACCCTCGTCAATAAGTAACACAGTGACTTCTTCTACAGGAGACAGTAGCCATCCAGCAACAGTCAATAACACAGTAACCTCTTCTAGCAATGTAACACATACCCAACCTTCATCAATAAATAATACAGTGACGTCTTCTACAGGAACCAGTAGCCATCCAGCAACAACCAGTAACACAGTACCCTCTTCTAGCACTGTAACACATAGCCAAACTTCATCAATAAATAATACAGCAACTTTTTCTACAGGAGCCAGTAGCCATCCAGCAACAGCCAGTAATCCAGTAACATCTTATAGCAATGTAACATATACCAAGCCTTCATCAATAAATAATACAGCAACTTCTTCTACAGGAGACAGTAGCCACCCAGCAACAGCCAGTAACACAGTAACCTCTTCTAGCAATGTAACACATACCCAACCTTCATCAATAAATAATACAGCAACTTCTTCTACAGGAAACAGTAGCCATCCAGCAACAGCCAGTAACACAGTAACCTATTCTAGCAATGTAACACATACCCAATCTTCATCAATAAATAATACAGCAACTTCTTCTACAGGAACCAGTAGCCATCCAGCAACAGCCAGTAACACAGTAACCTCTTCTAGCAATGTAACACATACTCAACCCTCATCAATAAGTAACACAGTGACTTCTTCTACAGGAGACAGTAGCCATCCAGTAACAGTCAATAACACAGTAACCTCTTCTAGCAATGTAACACATACCCAACCTACATCAATAAATAATACAGTGATGTCTTCTACAGGAACCAGTAGCCATCCAGCAACAACCAGTAACACAGTACCCTCTTCTAGCACTGTAACACATAGCCAACCTTCATCAATAAATAATACAGCAACTTTTTCTACAGGAACCAGTAGCCATACAGCAACATCCAGTAACACAGTAACCTCTTCAAGCAATGTAACACATACCCAACCTTCATCAATAAATAATACAGCAACTTCTTCTACAGGAACTAGTAGCCATCCAGCAACAGCCAGTAACACAGTAACCTCTTCTAGCAATGTAACACATACCCAAAGTTCATCAATAAATAATACAGCAACTTCTTCTACAGGAACAAGTAGCCATCCAGCAACagccagtaacacagtaacatcTTCAAGCAATGTAACATATACCCAATCCTCATCAATAAGTAACACAGTGACTTCTTCTACAGGAGACAGTAGCCATCCAGCATTAATCAGTAACACAGTAACCTCTTTTAGCAATGTAACACATACCCAACCTTCATCAATAAATAATACAGTGACTTCTTCTACAGGAACCAGTAGCCATCCAGCAACAGCCAGTAACACAGTACCCTCTTCTAGCACTGTAACACATAGCCAACCTTCATCAATAAATAATACAGCAACTTCTTCTTCAGGAACCAGTAGCCATCCAGCAACAGCCAGTAACACAGTAACCTCTTCTAGCAATGTAACACATACCCAACCTTCATCAATAAATAATACAGCAACTTCTTCTACAGGAACTAGTAGCCTTCCAGCAACAGCCAGTAACACAGTAACCTCTTCTAGCAATGTAACACATACCCAAAGTTCATCAATAAATAATACAGCAACTTCTTCTACAGGAACCAGTAGCCATCCAGCAACAGCCAGTAACACAGTAACCTCTTTTAGCAATGTAACACATAGCCAAACTTCATCAATAAGTAACAGAGTGACTTCTTCCTCTACAGGAACCAGTAGCCAACCTGAAATAACTAGTAACACAGTGACTTCTTCCAACAATATAACAAGTGGGCAACCATTAACATCCAGTAACAAAGTCACCTCCTTTAATAATATGACTTATAGCCAACAAGCCTCAGTCAGCCTTATAATGACCTCTTCCACTGCCAAAACCAGTGGCCAACCGGCAATAACCAATGTTACAAGTGGGCAACCTTTAGCATCCAGTAATATGGTGACCACTTTTATCAATGTGACGTACAGCCAACCATCTTCAGTCACCAACACAGGGACCTCTTCTTCTACTGAAAACAGCAGTCAACCATCACAAAACAATAACACAGTGACTTCTTCTACCCGTGCAATGAGTGGGCAGCCATTAACGTCAAGTAACATACTGACTTCTGCAAATTCAATAACTAGCACTGTGACATCCTTCACAGTAAGCAGTGGATCTACAATTACTAATTCTACAGCAACCACTGCCAGAACTGGTATTACCAGCCAACCAACATCAG TTTCATCAGCAGACAACGGTCTTCCAGCTTGGTCTGTTATTCTTATTAGTCTTGCCGCTTGTTTGGGTGCCATCTTGCTTGTAGGTGCAGCGTTTATG GGGTAG